A stretch of the Cheilinus undulatus linkage group 11, ASM1832078v1, whole genome shotgun sequence genome encodes the following:
- the LOC121517952 gene encoding epithelial membrane protein 3-like: MAYLLMFVTLLHLITLAMLFIATMEKSWWVWDGMENSDLWYNCRFDNFTGTWLCASSKETEWLKAVQVLMVLSVVFSSVSFLVFLGQLFTMSKGGLFYFTGLCQIFAGLTALSGALIYTLHNTEILQDSRELTAGHFGYCFILAWVCVPLLLCSGLIYVHLRKKE, from the exons ATGGCATACCTCCTTATGTTTGTGACCCTGCTGCATCTCATCACACTAGCAATGCTGTTTATTGCAACCATGGAGAAG TCCTGGTGGGTGTGGGATGGCATGGAGAACTCAGACCTGTGGTACAACTGTAGGTTTGACAACTTTACAGGGACCTGGTTGTGTGCATCCTCTAAAGAAACAG AGTGGCTTAAGGCAGTGCAGGTCCTGATGGTTCTCTCAGTGgtcttctcctctgtctccttcttGGTGTTCCTGGGTCAGCTGTTCACCATGTCTAAGGGTGGTCTCTTCTACTTCACTGGGCTCTGTCAGATATTTGCAG GCTTGACTGCCCTCTCAGGAGCTCTCATCTATACACTACACAATACAGAAATCCTTCAGGACTCAAGGGAACTGACTGCAGGACACTTTGGCTACTGCTTTATCCTGGCCTGGGTGTGTGTCCCCTTGTTGCTGTGTAGTGGCCTCATATACGTCCACCTGCGTAAGAAGGAGTGA
- the zmynd12 gene encoding zinc finger MYND domain-containing protein 12 produces MSSDCLMAGGPRVLGLTSKILPLAFPKGTEKLCELCQRPANLQCVECRVTFYCNAEHQQADWVGIHKRICPLLVPLRTPTFYSLQRAGQIEIQLKKAELMEICRSVAKSKMSEGKHKEALPAAWFCLRCAIDVHSPSSVQLIPVYLLLAEANMGIGNLTLVAELLSQAEWAMLKSPEYGHEVYHQLHRSRGRLHVATGNLEAALVHFANDIYYASETYGVDSTVTSRGYFLMADVFAKQGKTPIASSLYTEVVRTWHSYLTEIFNTQVQNVKNPCMLTERSFDKSQHVEVDETLKTTLEFWQNDSRKNSGQIALVAHSLAMLGFLEGDNLKALGFGNMALQACQLIPNHDLTEPIEALLQLVKSPRTEPTPGSD; encoded by the exons ATGTCTTCCGATTGCCTAATGGCAGGTGGACCTCGCGTTTTGGGGTTAACGTCCAAGATTCTTCCTCTTGCTTTCCCTAAAGGAACAGAAAAACTGTGTGAACTTTGTCAAAGACCTGCGAACCTGCAGTGCGTCGAGTGTAGGGTCACTTTTTACTG caatGCAGAGCACCAGCAGGCTGACTGGGTGGGGATCCACAAGAGAATCTGTCCATTGCTTGTACCCCTTCGTACACCAACATTTTACAGTCTCCAAAGGGCTGGCCAGATTGAAATACAGCTTAAAAAG GCAGAGCTGATGGAGATCTGCAGATCAGTGGCTAAGAGCAAAATGTCTGAGGGAAAACACAAAGAAGCTCTGCCTGCTGCTTGGTTCTGTCTTCGCTGTGCCATTGACGTCCACAGCCCCAGTTCAGTCCAACTCATTCCTGTTTACCTGCTGCTGGCAGAGGCCAACATGG GTATTGGCAATCTCACTCTGGTGGCAGAGCTACTGTCCCAGGCAGAGTGGGCGATGTTGAAAAGCCCAGAATATGGTCATGAAGTCTACCACCAGCTACACAGGAGCCGGGGACGCCTCCATGTTGCAACTGGAAATCTGGAAGCAGCACTGGTCCACTTTGCAAATGAT atttacTATGCTAGTGAGACGTATGGTGTGGACAGCACTGTCACATCGAGGGGCTACTTTCTAATGGCTGATGTGTTTGCAAAACAAGGAAAGACACCCATTGCTAGCTCCTTGTACACtgag GTGGTGCGTACCTGGCACAGCTATCTGACCGAAATCTTTAACACCCAGgtccaaaatgtcaaaaatcccTGCATGTTGACAGAGCGATCTTTTG ACAAATCCCAGCACGTTGAAGTGGATGAGACCTTAAAAACGACACTGGAGTTCTGGCAGAATGACTCCAGAAAAAATTCAGGTCAGATTGCACTGGTGGCCCACAGCCTGGCCATGCTTGGGTTCCTGGAAGGAGACAACCTGAAG GCACTGGGATTTGGCAACATGGCCCTGCAGGCCTGCCAGCTGATACCAAACCATGACCTGACAGAGCCCATCGAGGCCCTGCTGCAGCTGGTGAAGAGTCCACGGACAGAACCAACTCCTGGTTCTGACTAG